A genomic region of Rhipicephalus sanguineus isolate Rsan-2018 chromosome 1, BIME_Rsan_1.4, whole genome shotgun sequence contains the following coding sequences:
- the LOC119379062 gene encoding mucin-4 translates to MDPQQVTGDTTNGQTLANGEAALEESFGSRSTRSSRTPISNVTHFDTPEQVAAGRPNSSTASKFKQSPALKMTSRGGQKHNSGMDTSVTFNISGPKETVASPEVEDFEQQAVCASPTNHLTSDCTDVAVGNSVKTRRSSRMPDALNISSGTSTSVSAKKEVVNTPHSKRVSVYKQTPASNKANRKAAEQEMMETSSFRQSNPDIMVASLYESAKTRSARPSCTQSSKEANMTMLEQDNAGTPGTFNCLKANCTTPVVKGMDEANEDAVCMPQSVRTSGAKRTPASKKVQQNDEAAEPKSPSDGMHDALEESVRTEVPEQDIDSTPNALSSSRAKRTPASKKVNKEVEHLEKESWSPSPSKHVTVGGTDVAVAEPTKKKQSRTSRTPASKKASAEVPQKAGSTPETLNISVAEYVPVSNEDLLTSKTSGAQKIPTNQEEKATEERTRGRMSPALATSDSTSVGLDGSVRKRSVRLSHTIASEKPSAETLEQDIVSTPSTEGTSRAARTSVSVDAATTKQHMMESPKPFRAAKVTQTPVTTIVNKKTPQRKTGGMSPSKVVTPDSLTATLEGPVKARRGRFTNTPVSKEASAEVLEQDALSPVVLNTTVKRTTGSRNTTEETAKQQVEEITKQDVLDSQHSRRASRTKRTPASSEVNFEKKAPAQEIAGSSPSKHIVSEDVTAEKFVGRRSARSSCTATLKTDEEMTLEKTAVTPSTSFSVDEQVPFVGEQNDVTTGQKAAGSPIKRAKRTPGSASLHKEVDVSRQETAHKPLSNNVSNTSDVAVEEAVRPARGRSSCTLASMKVSAATSESELILEDKQIPSSGKANKAQKQVVVGTPKSSKVSGTKQKQASGKVREEDDDTRHEAVKLQSECVASNDTDDTVGSVIMKSARASGTPASKDVHLDAVEHEAVGTTSRSRSKRTVASSKVDEDVMESETTDTPKLKAGKSRRKPASRNVNDQDQAPEQELEALLPFEHGTPDVAGEQTTIRSARSRRMPALKCTDEDVPKSEDGATPSSSKAKRKPVSKATNEHLELDTRKSSNTVGPKETPASGKINEEKETSAEINNVNVALEDSTRPARSTRSYRTVASSKVDTNVLKQETVEQPQPKKTRAKRTQAPKKVHEEEVPSSSVELLAENVVSSEKEPTQSPVQVQRKRAIKQGRKDQNCEPTETFSPAQEVKDEVVAPPPTTTTRKGRGKRAFTSQEDGTETQLSTAEDDGGTIKKKRGRLPKQVAPPMDVLQDNGAEELSEKVGISSKSTRLRRVAASKQEPHDEALASDASHTDEAMVRRSKRKAVEATATLIDHAMVEVAPKKTRGRRAKAVESTHVDEEGSAAKALKTGQPEEVAPAKRTRKRV, encoded by the exons AATGTGACCCACTTTGACACTCCAGAGCAGGTAGCTGCAGGCAggccaaacagctcaactgccTCGAAATTCAAGCAATCTCCAGCTTTGAAGATGACAAGCAGAGGGGGCCAAAAGCATAATAGTGGGATGGACACTTCAGTGACCTTCAACATCTCGGGACCCAAGGAAACAGTTGCCTCACCGGAAGTAGAGGACTTTGAGCAGCAGGCAGTATGTGCATCCCCAACAAACCATTTGACCTCAGATTGTACGGATGTTGCTGTAGGCAACTCTGTGAAGACAAGAAGATCCAGTCGCATGCCAGATGCTCTGAATATTTCATCAGGGACGTCTACATCAGTATCTGCAAAGAAAGAGGTGGTGAACACCCCACACTCCAAACGAGTTTCAGTCTATAAGCAAACACCAGcttcaaacaaggcaaaccggaAGGCTGCGGAGCAGGAGATGATGGAAACGTCTTCATTCAGACAATCCAATCCAGACATCATGGTTGCTTCCTTGTATGAGTCTGCTAAGACAAGAAGTGCGAGGCCCAGCTGTACACAGTCATCAAAGGAAGCAAATATGACAATGCTGGAGCAGGATAATGCTGGCACTCCAGGTACTTTCAATTGTTTAAAAGCAAACTGTACCACACCTGTTGTGAAAGGGATGGATGAGGCAAATGAAGATGCAGTATGTATGCCACAGTCCGTCAGAACATCAGGAGCAAAGCGGACTCCAGCCTCAAAGAAGGTGCAGCAAAATGATGAGGCTGCTGAGCCAAAGTCTCCTTCAGACGGTATGCATGATGCTCTGGAAGAGTCTGTCAGGACTGAAGTGCCGGAGCAGGACATTGACAGCACACCAAACGCTTTGAGTTCTTCAAGAGCTAAACGTACACCTGCTTCCAAGAAAGTGAATAAAGAAGTGGAACACCTGGAAAAGGAGTCATGGAGCCCATCACCATCCAAACATGTCACTGTTGGTGGTACGGACGTTGCTGTGGCAGAGCCTACCAAGAAGAAACAGTCACGAACCAGTCGCACACCGGCCTCAAAGAAAGCCAGTGCAGAAGTACCACAAAAAGCTGGGAGCACACCGGAGACTCTGAATATTTCAGTAGCTGAATACGTGCCAGTATCCAATGAGGATTTGTTGACTTCCAAAACTTCAGGAGCTCAGAAAATACCAACGAATCAAGAGGAAAAGGCAACTGAAGAGAGGACAAGAGGCAGAATGTCTCCGGCACTTGCAACTTCAGACAGTACGAGTGTTGGTTTGGACGGGTCTGTCAGGAAGAGAAGTGTAAGGTTGAGCCACACGATTGCATCAGAAAAGCCAAGTGCAGAAACACTAGAGCAAGACATAGTCAGCACACCAAGCACTGAGGGTACTTCAAGAGCTGCGCGCACATCAGTCTCCGTGGACGCAGCAACTACAAAACAACATATGATGGAAAGTCCAAAGCCCTTCAGAGCTGCTAAAGTGACACAGACACCAGTTACAACCATTGTGAACAAAAAAACCCCACAGCGTAAGACTGGAGGCATGTCTCCATCTAAAGTTGTAACACCTGACAGTTTAACTGCTACATTGGAGGGCCCTGTCAAGGCAAGACGTGGGAGATTCACCAACACACCAGTCTCAAAGGAAGCAAGTGCAGAGGTGCTAGAGCAGGATGCACTTAGTCCAGTTGTACTGAATACAACAGTGAAGCGCACAACGGGATCTCGGAATACAACTGAAGAGACTGCCAAGCAACAAGTTGAAGAGATAACAAAGCAAGATGTGCTAGACAGTCAGCACTCTCGTAGAGCGTCAAGGACTAAGCGGACACCAGCTTCAAGTGAAGTTAATTTCGAGAAAAAGGCCCCAGCACAGGAGATAGCTGGCAGTTCCCCATCCAAGCATATCGTTTCAGAAGATGTTACTGCAGAAAAGTTCGTTGGGCGAAGGAGTGCTAGATCTAGCTGCACGGCAACATTGAAGACAGATGAAGAGATGACACTGGAGAAAACAGCAGTTACACCTAGCACAAGTTTTTCAGTTGATGAACAAGTGCCATTTGTAGGGGAGCAAAATGACGTGACCACAGGGCAGAAGGCTGCAGGTTCTCCAATCAAGAGAGCTAAGCGTACACCAGGTTCAGCCAGCTTGCATAAAGAAGTGGATGTTTCTCGACAGGAGACAGCTCACAAGCCATTATCAAACAATGTCTCAAACACTAGTGATGTTGCAGTGGAAGAGGCTGTCAGGCCTGCAAGGGGTAGGTCTAGCTGCACACTGGCATCAATGAAAGTCTCTGCAGCTACCTCAGAGTCGGAGCTGATATTAGAAGATAAGCAAATACCATCATCAGGGAAGGCAAACAAGGCACAGAAACAAGTAGTAGTTGGTACTCCGAAGTCCTCAAAAGTTTCAGGAACGAAACAGAAGCAAGCCTCAGGCAAAGTGAGAGAAGAGGACGATGACACACGGCATGAAGCAGTGAAGTTGCAATCTGAATGTGTGGCTTCAAATGATACAGATGATACAGTGGGTTCTGTCATAATGAAGAGTGCAAGAGCTAGTGGCACACCAGCCTCAAAAGACGTACACTTAGATGCAGTGGAGCACGAGGCGGTTGGTACAACAAGCAGGTCAAGATCTAAGCGGACAGTAGCCTCAAGTAAGGTTGATGAAGATGTCATGGAGAGTGAAACAACAGACACTCCAAAGTTGAAAGCTGGGAAGTCCAGGCGCAAACCAGCATCAAGAAATGTGAATGACCAGGATCAAGCACCGGAACAAGAGCTGGAGGCACTGCTGCCGTTTGAACATGGAACTCCAGATGTTGCTGGGGAGCAGACCACCATCAGGAGTGCCCGTTCTCGCCGCATGCCAGCTCTAAAGTGCACAGATGAAGATGTGCCAAAGTCGGAGGACGGGGCTACTCCAAGTTCATCCAAAGCTAAGCGTAAACCAGTTTCAAAAGCCACAAATGAACATCTTGAGCTCGACACAAGGAAGAGTTCGAATACTGTGGGACCTAAGGAAACACCAGCGTCCGGAAAAATCAACGAAGAAAAGGAGACTTCAGCAGAGATTAACAATGTAAATGTTGCATTAGAGGATTCTACCaggcctgcaagaagcacaaggTCATATCGTACCGTCGCTTCAAGTAAGGTGGACACCAATGTCTTAAAGCAGGAGACTGTAGAGCAGCCACAACCGAAGAAAACTAGAGCTAAACGTACACAGGCACCCAAGAAAGTGCATGAAGAGGAGGTCCCAAGTTCATCAGTGGAACTGCTGGCAGAAAACGTGGTTTCGTCAGAAAAGGAACCAACTCAAAGTCCAGTGCAGGTCCAGAGAAAGCGTGCCATCAAGCAGGGCAGAAAAGATCAAAATTGTGAGCCCACCGAGACTTTTTCGCCTGCGCAAGAGGTCAAGGATGAGGTGGTCGCACCTCCACCGACGACTACCACACGGAAAGGTCGAGGAAAGCGTGCGTTTACCTCCCAAGAGGATGGTACAGAAACTCAGCTAAGCACTGCTGAAGACGATGGTGGCACTATTAAAAAGAAAAGGGGCCGTCTGCCAAAGCAAGTAGCTCCTCCTATGGACGTATTGCAGGATAATGGTGCTGAAGAGCTGAGCGAAAAAGTGGGCATCTCCTCTAAGAGCACGAGATTACGCCGTGTTGCCGCATCAAAGCAAGAACCGCATGACGAGGCTCTAGCAAGCGATGCTTCACACACAGATGAAGCAATGGTACGAAGAAGCAAGCGTAAGGCTGTTGAAGCGACTGCCACTTTGATTGACCATGCCATGGTGGAGGTTGCTCCAAAAAAGACTAGAGGAAGGCGTGCCAAAGCAGTGGAAAGTACGCATG TTGACGAGGAGGGCTCTGCTGCTAAGGCATTGAAGACTGGGCAACCTGAAGAG GTGGCACCTGCAAAAAGGACACGCAAGAGGGTATAG